The Halomonas sp. THAF5a genome segment GCGAGTCGCAGCAGGCGCTGTGGAGCCGCACCAAGGAAGCCCTCATCCTCGAGCGGGACATCCATCGGCATCGCGCCGGGGAGGACGCCCGCCTGCTGCAGCTCACCTACCAGCGTACGCTCGAGCTCACCGCCGACGCCTGAGGCGCGCCCGACACCGACCGTCCGCCCGCGCCACGGGCGCGCGGACCTCGTTCAGGCGTGCTGGCCCAGCCGGGCCTCCAGGGCGTCCAGCAGGTCGGCGGGGTCGGCGGCATCGATCAGCTCGGCCCGGGTGCGACCGTCCAGGAAACCCTGTTCCACGGTGCTGTCGAGGAAGGTCAGCAGCGGCGCGTAGAAGCCGGCGCTGTCGAGCACGCCGATGGGCTTGTCGTGCAGGCCCAGGTAGTGCCAGGTCCAGGCCTCGAAGAGCTCCTCGAGGGTGCCGATACCGCCCGGCAGCGCGATGAAGGCGTCGGCATGGGCGGCCATGCTGGCCTTGCGCTCGTGCATGTTGCGCACCCGCACCAGCCGGGTCAGGCCCTGGTGGGCCTGCTCGCGCTCGACCAGGTGGTCGGGCATCACCCCGATCGCCTCGCCGCCGGCGGCCATCACGGCATCGGCCAGGCGGCCCATCAGGCCGACGCGGGCGCCGCCGTAGACCAGGCCGTGGCCGCGGCGGGCGAGCTCCTCGCCGAGCCGCTCGGCGGCCGCGAGGTGTTGCGGGTCGCGGCCCTCCCGGGACCCCAGGTAGACGCAGAATCTCGACATGCTTTTCTCCTTGGCAGGGCCATCATCCTAGCGGTCCGGCCCCGGGGCCGGAAGCCCCACCCGAAAACGCGAAGGGCGCCCTCCGGGGGCGCCCTTCGTGGTCGTGATGGCCGGCTCAGCGAGCGCCCGAGGCGTCGCGCTTCATGGCCTGGCGCAGCAGCTTGATGCCCACGCCGCTGATGACGAGCATGCTGGCGATCAGGGCGAGACTGGCAATCACATGGGTATCCAGGTACATCCGGGGTCTCCTGTGGTGTTATCGATACGTCGGGAAGGGGGATCGTCGGCCGCGGGCCGGCTCACGGCAGGCAGTCGGCGACCGCGTAGTGCTCGTCGAGCCACTGGCCGATGACGTTCTCGCCGCACAGGTGGTGCGCATACTGGGTATGCAGGCAGCGCACCTGGTCGCGGTTGGCGATCCCGCCGATGCCGCGCGCGGTGAGGACGCCATCATACCCGAGGCGGGCGACTTCCGCCTTCTGCGCCTCGCTCATGTAGGCCCAGCGCGCCGCGACATAGGCGTCGTGGCTGCGGTGGTAGGCGGCCAGGAATTCGGGATCCTCCTTGAGGCGGGTCTCCAGCTGCTTGATCACCCCGGCGGCCTCGATGTGCGAGATCTCGATCTTGAGACGCTCCGAGCAGAGCCAGTAGAGGGTCGGGAACGGCTTGCCGTCGACGATGGGCGCCATGCGCAGCACCAGCGGGGTGCCCTCGCCGTCGGTGGCGGCCAGCGCCTCGATGCCGCGGGGCGCGCGGCCGAGCTGCTCGGCGATGATGGCCAGCTGGCGCTCATCGGGGGCCTGATCGGTTCGGATCACCATCGTCGTTGTCCCGTACAAACTTGTTCGAGTGCCCCACGGCCAGGAAGAAGGCGCGGTTGAGCTGCTCGGGGGTGGGCACGTAGCGCCACTCCCGCTCGCAGTACTCGCCGGCCCTCGCCATCAGCGCATCGTAGAGGCGATTGAACGGCGCATCATAATCGTAAGGGTCGGCGCCGAACAAGCGGATGTGCGGGTAGTCGGCGAAGCGTTCGAGGAAGTAGCGCTGCAGGTCGGCCTCGACGGCGCGGTGGCGCGGGGTGTCGTCCGGGTCCAGCCAGAGGGTATAGCGGATGGCCATGGGGGCTCCCGTCGGTGGAGGGCTGTGGGGGTATGACAGCGGCGCGCCGGGTTCGGCTCGGGGTCTGTGTCATCCCCCGGCAAGGCCCCGTTCAGCGCCGGGCCAGCGGCGCCTCGCGGGCGCCGGTGAGCCGCGCCAGGTCGCTCGGGGAGAGGCAGAGCTCCAGTCCCCGCCGGCCGGCGCTGACGTGGATCGCCTCCCGGCCCCGGACGCTCTCGTCGAGGAAGGTGGGCAGGCGCTTGCGCTGGCCCAGCGGGCTGATGCCGCCCACCACGTAGCCGGTGGCCCTCTCGGCCTCGGCGGGGTCGGCGAGGCTCGCCTTGCGCGCCCCGGCGGCCCGGGCCAGGGCCTTGAGGTCGAGCTGGCAGGGCACCGGCACGATGGCCACCACCAGCCGGCCGTCGTCGAGGCGGGCGAGCAGCGTCTTGTAGACCTCGTCGGCCGGCAGGCCCAGGGCGCGGGCGGCCTCCTCACCGTAGGCGGTAGTGCGCGGGTCGTGGTCGTAGCTGTCGAGCCGAAAGGTCACGCCGGCCTTCTCCAGCGCCGTCACCGCCGGGGTCATGCGTCGGCCGGCTCAGGCTGGCGATGGGCCTCCAGGGCCTCGCGCAGTGCGCCCTCGATGGGCACGGCCTGCTTGGTCGCATGATCGAAATGCACCATGACGGTATGGCCGAGGTTGGTCAGCTGCCCGTCCTGCCGGGCCTCCTGGCTCACGGTGAAGGAGCTGTTGCCGAGGCGCGAGACATAGGTGCGGATCTCGATCTCGCGGCCGTACTGCAGCTCGGCCCGGTAGTCGACCTCCATGCGGGCCATGATCAGCCGCCACTTGCGCGGGTCCAGGTCCGGCGTGAAGAGCCGGAAGAGGTCGTTGCGGGCCAGCTCGAACCAGGCCGGCAGCCGGGTGTTGTTGACGTGTCCCAGGGCATCGGTGTCATAGAAGGCGGGTTCCACGGTGCGAACGAACATCGGTGGCTTCCTCGTGAGCGTCTCGGAGGGACAGCTTTACCCCGAGCAAGCGCTCGGTCAAGTGTTGGCGCGGGATCGCCGGAGCTTCTGGCGCGTGGCGCGCCAGGCCTGCAGGCGGGTCCAGGCCAGCAACCAGGCGGTGGCGGCGACGAAGCCGGCCAGGGTGCCGAGCGCGAGCCCGAAGCGTCCGTAGGTCAGCGAGATGCAGAGTGCATAGCAGAGCAGCGCGCCGAGCCCGGCCGGGTAGTGCTTGATCACCGTGGCCACCGGGGCGGCGCCGTGGGTCAGGTGCAGGATCACCAGGAAGGGGTACATGGTCACCGGGAAGGCGGCCATGACCCCGGCCCAGGCGGCGGGCATCACGTGGGCGAGGCCGGTGATCAGGAAGATGATGCCGGCCGCCAGGGCGGCGCGCAGGCCGAGCGCCGCCCAGCTGAAGCCGCCCCGGGGGCCGGTCGCGGTATCGGGGACGCGACGATAGAGCCAGATGAACAGCGCGATCGCGGCCAGGGTGGTCAGGGTGCCGGTCAGTCGCGTGAACTCCACCTGGGTCAGCAGCAGGCTCGCTGCCAGCCAGGCCGCGAAGCCGCCGGCGCTGCCGGCGAGCACGCCGGGCAGGCCGTCGCGACGCCCGCACAGCAGGTAGCCGCCGGCCAGCGCCAGGGTGGCGCTGAAGCCGGCCAGGGTGTGCACGGCGCTCTGGGTGGCGAAGGCCGGCGAGATCTCCAGGCCGATGAAGAACAGGGCGATGGCGGTGCCCAGCGGGTAGCCGGCGAGCAGGCCGGCCACGCGGGCGCTGACGCGCTCGGCGATCATCGAGAGGCCGAGCACCACGCCGATGGAGACCGCCAGCTTGGCCAGCTGCCAGGAGAAGGGAACGTCCATATCGTATCCGGGTCCTTGTGATCAGGGTTAGACGAGTCGTCGAGGAGGCGCGCCATGGCCGGTCATGAACTCTCGCCCCCGCCGCGCCCGGCGGCCTGCGAACTCTGCGAGCGGGCGGCACCGCTGACCAAGCACCACCTGATCCCGCGGGCTCTGCACGGCAAGGCCCGCTACCGGCGCCGCTTCGACCGAGTCGAGCGGCTTACCGCTATCCTCTGGGTCTGTCACGCCTGCCACCGGCACATCCACGCGGTGCTCAGCGAGCGCGAGCTGGCCGATCATTATCGCAGACGAGAGGCGCTGCTGGCGCACCCGGAGATCGCGACCTTCGTGGCATGGCTTTCCACCAAGCCGGCGGGCTTTCGTCCCAAGAAGCGGGCCGCCCGCCGCGGCTAGCCGGGCTCAGACCAGGCGCAACCCCTTGAGGTCGGTCCAGGCGGCCCGCAGCGCCGCGGCCAGTGGCCCGAGCAGGTGCTCGGGCAGCGCGCGCTCGGCGGCCTCGACGTCCTCGTCGTCGCGGTTGCGCAGCCAGCAGTAGGCCCAGGCGCAGGCCTCGTCGTCGCCGGCCGGCACGGGGCGGGCGGGCATCTGCACCAGCAGGAAAGTGGCGGTACGTGCCGCCCACAGCGGCGGCTCTTCGCCGTCGGGGCGGCTCCAGGCGGCGAGGGTCTCGCCGCTCGGCGTCTCCTCCGGCAGGCCGATCCGCGTCACCCGGGCGGTCTCGGCGAGCAGCAGCGCCAGGCGGTCGGCATCGCCCTGGCCGAGGGTCAGCCACTGGGCGACCAGATCGGGCAGGCCGCGGCGCACCTTGGCATAGAAGCCGTCTTGCGGCATGGTCTTGGTCATCTTGTGGGCCTTCTGGGAGCGGGAACTGCACATGGAATTCGATTTTGCCACGCCCGTCGAGCGGCGCCACCCACCGGAGGGTGACTGGCCCTCGCAGAAGTGGCATCGCTACGGCGAGGACGTGCTGCCGCTGTGGGTCGCCGACATGGACTTCGCCTCGCCGCCGGCGGTCATCGAGGCGCTTGAGGCGCGGGTCGCCCACGGCGTCTTCGGCTACGGCCAGGTGCCCGAGAGCCTCCGGCAGGCGCTCTGCGACTGGAGTGCCGAGCACTACGGCTGGGCCCTCGACCCGGCCTGGCAGCTGTGGCTGCCGGGCGTGGTGCCCGCCCTGCACCTGGCGAGCCTGGCGCTCACCGCGCCGGGGGATGGCGTGCTCACGGTCACGCCCATCTACCCGCCCTTCCTGCAGGTCGCCGAGCGCACCGGCCGCCTGCCCCAGCAGGCGGCGCTGAGCCCTCCGGCGGCGCCCGGGGAGCCCTGGCGACTCGACCTCGAGGCGCTGGAGGCGGCGATCACTCCCGAGACCCGGCTGCTGCTGTGGTGCCAGCCCCATAACCCCACCGGCCGCGTCTGGACGCGGGAGGAGCTGGCGGGGCTCGCCGCGCTGGTCGTGCGCCACGACCTGCTGGTGGTCTCCGACGAGCTGCACTGCGACCTGCTGCTCGACGAGGGGGCCCGCCATGTGCCCCTGGCCGCCGCCTTCCCCGAGCTTGCCTCGCGCACCCTGACCCTCTGGGCCCCCTCCAAGACCTTCAACCTGGCGGGGCTCACCACGGCCTGCGCGGTGATCCCCGACGCCGAGCTGCGCCGGCGCTTCGCCGCGGCGGCCAAGGGCCTGCAGCCGGACGGCAACGTGCTCGGGCTGGTGGCCGCCGAGGCAGCCTATCGCCATGGCGAGCCCTGGCGCCAGGCCCTGCTCGAGACGCTGCGCGACCATCGCCGGCGGCTGGTCGAGCGGGTGGCGCGGTGGCCGGGGGTGACCCTGAGCGTGCCCGCGTCCACCTACCTGGCCTGGCTGGACCTGCGCGAGGCCCCGGCCCTGCAGGGCGGCGACGCCTCGCCCCAGCGCCTGCTGCTGGAGCGGGCGGGCGTCGCCCTCTCCGACGGCGCCGACTTCGGCTGGCCGGGCTTCGTGCGGCTCAACTTCGGGACCACGGCGAGCCAGCTGGAGGCGGCCCTGCAACGCCTGGACGCCGTGCTGGCGGGCTGAGCGCCGCGCACGCCAGCCCGGCCAGGACGACGACGGCCGCCCCTCGGGGCGGCCGTTCTCGTGCGGGGCGGCGGTTCGCGTGAGGGGTGCTCAGTAGAGCAGGGCGAAGAGCTTGCGGCGGTAGGTGACCGTCAGCGGATGATCGGCGCCCAGGGCATCGAAGGCCTGGAGCAGGGTGCGGCGGGCGGCATCCTCGCCGTAGGCGCGATCGCGCTTCATCAGGGCGAGCAGGGCCTCCAGACCGGCCTCGTACTGGCCGTCGGCCAGCTGGCGCAGGGCGCGCTGGAACTGCGCCTCGCTGTCATCGCGATCGCCCAGGGCCGCCAGCGCCTCGGCGGAGGGGGCCTGCTCGCCGAAGGCGATGCTGGCGCGCACGCCCCGGGCCGGGGCGGCATCGCGCTCCTCCGGCGGCAGGTTGTCGAGCAGCTCGCGGGCCTGGTCGGCCTCGCCGTCGGCCACCAGGGCGCGGGCCAGCTCCACCTGGTAGGGCGTGTGCTGGGGGTACTGCTGGATGAGCTCCTGGTAGATGCGCCGGGCGGTGGCGGCATCGCCGGCGGCCAGGGCCTCGGCGGCCTGGTCCTCGGGCGCCTGGGGCGCCTCCTCCGGGGCCGGGAAGTAGCGGCCCAGCCACTCGCGGACCTGCTTCTCCGGCAGGGCACCCTGGAAGTGGTCGACCAGGCCGCCCTGGCTGATCAGCTTGACGTCGGGGGCGGCCTGCACGCCCAGCTGGGCCGCGATCTCCGGCTCTTGGTCGATGTCCAGGCGGCCCAGCAGGAAGGCGCCCTGATACTCCCGGGCCAGCTTTTCCAGCACCTGGCTCAGCTGCTGGCTCGCCGCCTCGCCCTGGCTCCGGCAGTCGAGCAGCACCGGCACCTGCATGGAGGTCTCGAGCATCTGCTGGACGTTGCTGCGGTCGACGTCGAGGACGACATCGGCCTGCTGGCCTTGGGCAGGCCCGGCGCTGGGCTCGCCGGCGGAGGTGTCGGTGGTGAGCGGCTCACCGGTGCGGGGGTCGACGATGGGCATGGTGACGGTAGCCTTGATCCAGAATGAGTTTGCCCTATAGATGCGGGCCGCCGCCGGCGACTTCAAGGGCCGCTCGGCGATGGTTGCCATCACGACGGCCCCCTCCCGAGGCACCCGCCGCCTCCTGAACCGGGGGCGGCCGTCCTCCGCCGACGCCGTCTGTCACCGCTTCATTAGATGATGCAAGTTTTGCATGAGAAATAGAAAGAAAGCGTTGGTCGCTGCTTCAACGGCTGTATCACCATGATGGCCAGGCCCGCACGAGGTGCGCGGGACACACAACGACAACGCAGGAATCTCACTATGGCGGGTACACAAGCCCCGACGCGTCGAGGGATCTTATCGCCCTGGACGCGCCTCCCCCTCTGGAAGCAGATCTTCATTGCCCTGGTGCTCGGCCTGAGCCTCGGGGTGTTGCTCAATCAGACCGGCCACGCTGACCTGGCGGCCGACATCAAGCCGCTGGGTGACCTGTTCATTCGCGGCATCAAGATGCTGATCGTGCCGCTGGTCTTCATCTCGCTGGTCACCGGCGTCGCCTCGCTCAATGACATGGCCAAGATCGGCCGCCTGAGCCTCAAGACCCTGGTGCTCTATCTGGGCATGACGGCCGTGGCGATCACCCTCGGTCTGGGGCTGGCCAGCCTCTTCCAGCCGGGCGTCGGCATCGACCTGGGCAGTGCGGCGAGCGTCGACGTCCGCGAGCCGCCCACGGCGGTCGATACCCTGCTCGGGCTGGTGCCGACCAACGCCGTCGAGGCCTTTGCCGAAGGCAACGTGCTGCAGATAATCGTCTTCGCGATCCTGTTCGGCCTGTCCATCACCCTGGTGGGTGAGAAGGCGCGCCCGGTCAAGGCGTTCTTCGACTCCGCGGCCGACATCATCTACCGCATGACCAGCATCATCATCTCCTTCACGCCCTACGGTGTCTTCGCGCTGATGACCTGGGTGGCGGGGACCTACGGGCTGGCGATGCTGGCGCCGTTGGCCAAGGTGATCGGGATCGTCTACCTGGGGTGCCTGCTGCACGCCGTGGTGGTGTACGGCGGCTTGCTGCGCTTGCTCGCCCGCCTGAACCCCGTGCGCTACTTCCAGGGCAGTGTCGAGCCGATCATGCTGGCCTTCACCAGCACCTCCAGCTCCGGCACCCTGCCGGTGACCATGATGGCCGCCGAGCAGAACCTGGGCGTCAAGCGCAGCGTCTCGAGCTTCGTGCTGCCGCTGGGCGCGACCATCAACATGGATGGCACCGCGCTCTATCAGGGGGTCTGTGCGCTGTTCATCGCCCAGGCCTACGGCGTCGACCTGGGGGCCGCCGAATTCGTCACCATCATCCTGACCGCCACCCTGGGCTCCATCGGCACCGCCGGCGTGCCGGGAGCCGGGCTGATCATGCTCTCGCTGGTGCTGACCTCGGTCGGCCTGCCGCTGGAAGGGGTCGCCATCATCGCCGGTATCGACCGTATCCTCGACATGGCGCGTACCGGGCTGAACGTGGCGGGCGATTGTGCGGTGAGCTGCCTGGTCGCCAAGAGCGAGAAGGAACTGGACGAGGACGTCTTCAACACGCCTCACGTGATGCGCTCCTCGCTCGCCTGATAGCGGAAACGCCGCGGCGGCCGGCAGCACTCGCGTGCTGCCGGCCGCTGCCTTCTCAGGGCCCGGCACGGTCTGGAGGCGGCGTTCCCTGGCCTGGGCGCGGCCTCGGCCTTGTGCTTTCCCGACCCTATCCACAGGAGACAGTCGCCATGGTATCCACTGGGGCCCACCGTCCCGCTTCCGTCTCGCCGGTCCAGCGCTATGGCGTGGTGGGCGGGCTGGGCGCGCTCGGCAGCGCTGACGTGCTGATCAAGACGGTGCGAACCGCGGAGCACTGCAAGCAGAACGGCGGTGTCGACATCGCCTTCGAGCAGCGTCACTTCGAGGAAGGCCCCGGCATGGCCGACGAGGGCTATGATCCGCTGCGGCGCAAGTTCTACGTCTACAGCGTGCTCAAGGAGCTGCAAGGCAGGGTCGAGCACGCCTTGGTGCCCTGCTTCCTGTCGCATACCTTCCTGGCCGAGATCACGCCGGAGATCCCCTACAGCGTCATCGATATCTTCGATGCCCTGCGGGAGCGCATCGCGCGAGACTATCCGGAGGTGCGCAAGATAGGCGTGCTGACCTCCAGCTACGTGCGCGCCTCGCGCATCTTCGACGCGCGCCTCGGCGATCGGGTGGAGATCGTCTATCCGGATGCGGACGTGCAGCGCGATGCCCTCATGCAGGCGATCTACGGCCCCAGCGGCATCAAGCAGGGCCATCATGGCGGCGAGTGCCTGCAGCTGCTGATGGCCGCCTGCGACAACCTGGTCAGCCGGGGCGCCGAGATCATCGTCCCGGGCTTGAGCGAGATTCCGGTGCTGATGTCGTCGCTGCAGCCGCTGACACCGGTGCCGCTGCTGGACGCCAACCTGATCTATGCCGAGTACGCGCTGGGCTACGACCGTGAACGCGAGCGCCGCCAGTTCAAGCTGGGGGTGCTGGGCGGGGTCGGGCCCGCGGCGACGGTGGATTTCATGCGCAAGGTGGTCGGCCTGACCGAGGCCGAGCGCGACCAGGACCACCTCAAGATGGTGGTCGAGCAGAACCCGCAGATTCCCGATCGCACCGCCAACCTCATCGGCAACGGCGAGGACCCGAGCATCCCGATGCTGGCCACCTGCCAGCGTCTCGAGGCCGATGGCGCCCACGCGATTGCCATCCCCTGCAACACGGCACACGCCTTCGTGGCGCGCATCCAGCCCTATATCGGGATTCCCATCGTCAACATGCTGACCGCCGTGGTCGAGCACATCAGCGCCAGCCGCGAAGCGCCTGTCCGGGTGGGGCTGCTGGCGACCAGCGGCACCGTAGAGAGCCGTGTCTATCACGAGGTGGTGACGGCCGCAGGCCACGAGCTCCTGGCCCCGGACGCCGAGTATCAGGCGCGCGTCATGGAGGCCATCTACGGCGGCCTCGGCGTGAAGGCCGGGCATGTCGTCGGCGCCTGCAGCGAGCACCTGCAGGCCGCCATCGAGCATCTGCTGGCCAGGGGGGCGGAGGTCATCATCCTCGGCTGCACCGAGCTGCCGCTGATCGAGCTAGACCCGGCGCGGTTTCAGGGGGTGGCGCTGCTGGATCCCTCGGAAATCCTGGCGCGGCGCTGCGTGGCGCTGGCGCAGTAGGCGGCCACCGCGCCCGGGACGCGGGCGTCTCGCGGCGAGGCGAGCATTGACGGTATCCTGCTGCACAAGGCTCTCGCGCACAGGAGTTCGTCGTGGAAATAAACTGGCTGGAAGACTTCCTTACCCTGGCGGTGACGCGCAACTTCTCCCGCGCCGCCACGCTGCGCCACGTGACTCAGCCGGCCTTCAGCCGACGTATTCGCAACCTGGAGTACTGGGTGGGGGCCTCCCTGATCGACCGCAGCCTCTACCCGGTGGGGCTGACCCCGGCGGGAGAGGCCTTCCAGCGCACCGCCCAGGATGCCCTCTCGGTTCTGCGCATCGGACGCGAGGAAGCGCTGGGGTATGTGCCCAAGATGGAGGAGGTCGTGTCCATCTCCGCCTCCCATACGCTGGCGGTCAGCTTCTTCGCGGACTGGCACGAGCAGCTGCAGGATGACCTGGGGGTCATCAAGGCGCGAATCATGGCCGATCACGTGGCCGGCTGCGTCGAGTCCCTGATCAGCGGCAACTGCGACCTGATGCTGGCCTACAATAGCCCGCTGCTGCCGACACTGACCGATATCGGGTGCTACCCCTCGATCGTGCTGGGCGGCGAGCGCCTGGTGCCGGTCAGCGCCGTGGACAGCCACGGGCAGGCGATTTTTCCCCTCGACGGCGACAGTCCCCAGCCCTATCTCTGCTACTCCACCGACAGCTACCTGGGGCGTCTCACGGCGCTCATCATCAACCGTGAACGCCTCTCGTCGCGGCTGGAGTTCTGCTATGAATGCTCCATGTCCGACGTCCTGACGCGTGGTGCACTCGCCTGCAGCGGCATTGCCTGGGTGCCGGAGCGTGCCGTGAGGGAGGAGCTCGAGGGAGGGCGTCTCGTCATCGTCGGCGACGAGTCCCACACCGCTCCGCTGGATATCTGCCTCTTCCGCCGCGCCGACCTCGATCTGCCCGTCGCGGAGCGGATCTGGCAGGCATGTCTGCCGGCGCCTGGGGAATCAGAGCGGCACTGAGAGGCGCTCACTATCGCCATGCCGGATGGACCGGGTCGGCCGTCGCGGGGGGCCGGGGCGCGACGCGATACAATACCGCGAGCTTCTTGCCTGAGTGGCCGAGGGCATACTGATACCCTGACGTGGAAGCGTTGGCCGAAGGACAGGAGCCCAAGGGCTGCTGTCGCCTTGTTTCGTAGTGGAGACACCATGACCCTGGAAAGCGCGATGTCGTTTCTCGCCGCCGTGTTCCTTTTCGGCATCACCCCCGGCCCCGGGGTCTTTGCCATCCTGGCGCGCGCTCTGGTGGGCGGTGTGGGCTCTTGCGCCCTGTTGGCGCTTGGCATGGTCGTCAGCGACATCATCTATCTGGTGGCTGCCTGTCTGGGCCTCGCCGTCATTGCCACGCTCTGGGGCGACGCCTTTACCGTGATACGCATCGTCGGCGCCGTCTATCTCATCTATCTGGGATGGAGAATGTGGAGGGCGCCGCTGGACCTGGAGGGGGAGAATGCGAAGGGAGGCGCAACCGGTATGGCGCTGAGTTTCGTGCAGGGCTTTCTGATTTCGGCCTCGAATCCGAAGGTCATTCTGTTCTACATCGCCTTCTTGCCCACGTTCATGGACCTGGCCGCCCTCGATGCGGGCGATATTCTGTTGGCCTCGGCTCTGACGCTCATTGGCTTGATGCTTGGCCTCATGATGATTGCCCTGTTCGCCGCCAAGGCCCGTCGCTTCTTTCGCACCCAGGCATCCGTGCAGACACTGAATCGAAGCGCGGGCTCCATCATGATCGGTGCAGGCGTTTTCCTGGCGACCAAGCACTGAGCCCATCGGTCGGCGTCCCTGTGCTCAACGCAGCCCGTGGCGATCACGTGTTGAGGTCCTGATCTGCAGCAAGGACGAGCGAGAAGGCGAGGGCACAACGAAAGAAGGCGTACCGCCCTGGGGCGACACGCCTTCTCGAAGATGGTAGCGGGGACCGGATTTGAACCGATGACCTTCGGGTTATGAGCCCGACGAGCTACCAGACTGCTCCACCCCGCATCAACGTAGGGCATATTCTACACAGCGTTCGCCTTTAGTCAAGGACCGATGGCGAACGCTCGTCCCAGGCCCGCTCCCTGGTCCATACTCGAGGGGCGTCACGAAAATGACCGTCCAACAAGTCAACATGGTCATGCTGGGGATGGCCGCCCGGCCACCCCATGTCGATGTCATTCATATCAGGGAGATAGCCAATGACAAAGCAAGCACCCGTCGCCTGGGTCACTGGTGGTACCGGCGGTATCGGCAGTGCCATCTGCCGCGAGCTCGCCACACAGGGCTATATGGTGGTCGCGGGATATCACAATCCGGAGAAGGCGAAGGCCTGGCTGGAGACCCAGAAGGCAGAGGGCTATGACAACATCGCCCTGTCCGGGATCGATCTCACCGACTACGCGTCCTGCGTGGACGGGGTGAAGGAGATCCGCGAGGCCTACGGCCCCGTCAGCGTGCTGGTCAACTGCGCCGGCATCACCCGCGATGGCACCATGAAGAAGATGTCGCCGGAGCAGTGGAGCGAGGTGATCGACACCAACCTCAACAGCGTCTTCAACACCTGTCGCAGCGTGATCGAGGACATGCTGGAGGAGGGCTACGGCCGGATCATCAACATCTCCTCCATCAACGGCCGCAAGGGGCAGTTCGGCCAGGTGAACTACGCGGCGGCTAAGGCAGGGATGCACGGCCTGACCATGTCACTGGCCCAGGAGACCGCCACCAAGGGCATCACCGTCAATACCGTGTCGCCCGGCTACATCGCCACCGACATGATCATGAACATTCCCGAGAAGGTGCGCGAGGCCATTCGCGAGACCATCCCGGTCAAGCGCTACGGCACCCCCGAGGAGATCGGTCGCGTGGTTGCCTTCCTGGCCGACAAGGACCAGGGCTTCATCACCGGCGCCAACATCGACATCAACGGCGGCCAGTTCATGGGCTGATCGCCACGGCGCCACAGGAGACCCGCCGACGGCGATCCCGTCGGCAGAGCGCAGAACGCGAGGCCTCGGCCTCGCGTTCTCGTGTCTGGGGCGGCGCTGTGGGTTCAGGTTGGCGGGCGCTCGGCGAGGACCGCGAGCATCCGGTCGAGCTCGCCGACCTCGCGCTCCCAGGCAGGCGGGGGCATCGGGCCGTTGGCGAGCAGCTCGCCGAGCAGCTGGTGAAGCTCGTCGGCGCGGGAGACCGTCTGCCCCATGTTCTCGTTGAGGCGCTCCACCTGGATCGCCAGTCGCAGCGGGTCGTCGCGCTGCTGGACGCGTCCGCCGGCCAGCAGGGAGAGGTGGGCCCGCAGCCGGGCGAGCTTCTCCTCCGCGTCGGCGGG includes the following:
- a CDS encoding LysR family transcriptional regulator produces the protein MEINWLEDFLTLAVTRNFSRAATLRHVTQPAFSRRIRNLEYWVGASLIDRSLYPVGLTPAGEAFQRTAQDALSVLRIGREEALGYVPKMEEVVSISASHTLAVSFFADWHEQLQDDLGVIKARIMADHVAGCVESLISGNCDLMLAYNSPLLPTLTDIGCYPSIVLGGERLVPVSAVDSHGQAIFPLDGDSPQPYLCYSTDSYLGRLTALIINRERLSSRLEFCYECSMSDVLTRGALACSGIAWVPERAVREELEGGRLVIVGDESHTAPLDICLFRRADLDLPVAERIWQACLPAPGESERH
- the phbB gene encoding acetoacetyl-CoA reductase — encoded protein: MTKQAPVAWVTGGTGGIGSAICRELATQGYMVVAGYHNPEKAKAWLETQKAEGYDNIALSGIDLTDYASCVDGVKEIREAYGPVSVLVNCAGITRDGTMKKMSPEQWSEVIDTNLNSVFNTCRSVIEDMLEEGYGRIINISSINGRKGQFGQVNYAAAKAGMHGLTMSLAQETATKGITVNTVSPGYIATDMIMNIPEKVREAIRETIPVKRYGTPEEIGRVVAFLADKDQGFITGANIDINGGQFMG
- a CDS encoding LysE family translocator — translated: MTLESAMSFLAAVFLFGITPGPGVFAILARALVGGVGSCALLALGMVVSDIIYLVAACLGLAVIATLWGDAFTVIRIVGAVYLIYLGWRMWRAPLDLEGENAKGGATGMALSFVQGFLISASNPKVILFYIAFLPTFMDLAALDAGDILLASALTLIGLMLGLMMIALFAAKARRFFRTQASVQTLNRSAGSIMIGAGVFLATKH